A single window of Larimichthys crocea isolate SSNF chromosome XII, L_crocea_2.0, whole genome shotgun sequence DNA harbors:
- the phb gene encoding prohibitin 1: MAKLFESIGKLGLALAIGGGVVNSALFNVDAGHRAVIFDRFRGVQDAVVGEGTHFLIPWVQKPIIFDCRSRPRNVPVITGSKDLQNVNITLRILFRPVTSHLPRIFTSIGEDYDERVLPSITTEVLKSVVARFDAGELITQRELVSRQVSEDLTERASTFGLILDDVSLTHLTFGKEFTEAVEMKQVAQQEAERARFVVEKAEQQKQAAIISAEGDSQAALLIANSLMEAGDGLVELRKLEAAEEIAFQLSRSRNVTYLPSGQGTLLQLPQ, encoded by the exons ATGGCCAAGCTGTTTGAATCCATTGGGAAGTTGGGGCTGGCCCTCGCCATTGGTGGAGGTGTGGTGAACTCAGCGCTTTTCAATG TTGATGCAGGGCACCGGGCTGTGATCTTTGACCGGTTCAGAGGAGTACAAGATGCCGTTGTTGGTGAAGGGACACATTTCCTTATTCCCTGGGTTCAGAAGCCCATCATCTTTGACTGCCGCTCCCGTCCACGCAACGTGCCTGTCATCACAGGCAGCAAAG ATCTTCAGAATGTAAACATCACATTGCGTATCCTCTTCCGGCCAGTCACAAGCCACCTGCCTCGCATCTTCACCAGTATTGGTGAGGACTATGATGAGAGGGTGCTGCCATCCATCACCACAGAGGTCTTAAAGTCTGTAGTG GCTCGGTTTGATGCTGGTGAGCTCATCACCCAGAGAGAGCTTGTGTCTCGGCAGGTCAGTGAGGACCTTACAGAAAGAGCCTCCACCTTCGGCCTCATCTTGGATGACGTTTCGCTG ACACACTTGACCTTTGGCAAGGAATTCACAGAGGCTGTAGAGATGAAGCAGGTGGCTCAGCAGGAGGCTGAGAGGGCCCGTTTCGTTGTAGAAAAG GCAGAGCAACAGAAGCAGGCGGCCATCATCTCAGCAGAGGGAGACTCACAGGCTGCCTTGCTCATCGCCAACTCCCTGATGGAGGCTGGCGATGGTTTGGTAGAGCTACGTAAGCTGGAGGCAGCTGAGGAAATTGCTTTCCAGCTGTCTCGCTCCCGCAACGTCACTTACTTGCCCTCGGGACAGGGCACATTGCTGCAGTTGCCCCAGTGA
- the si:busm1-163l24.3 gene encoding uncharacterized protein si:busm1-163l24.3, with the protein MAEPGRTVRVSGLPTDIVDEKLKDKLFIHFLRSRNGGGDIDSVIIDKANTPVSALITFEDSRVAQRVIQHSRHVLEVDTKKYEVIVTEHRETLDPDKVILKLSATVDCSELPGGALTLTSLYKSHPDIQIYYDATVELYILHGTYSKVQDALAQLLSDPGGPQSAEDSGQPAATGSTSVQIAQEPHTQESEDQIRNSNQQREQREKVYTGRPSDEYNSHRDLTPGGFGWEDTSQPEGAALQVPEQPTTSEEDFLLIVDADMFQYLQKHCQKEYQHILSQYGVDVVDMTNQGLTTLFLQVAKGVGEDDQDQECLKLARKAISRLYQENETKVRRAQLPKNILSPRRGLQRAMENLSVRFPKLLLNTDDQNIYIIGSISDVSEAKLFLLDHSEVRGKKDDVASLLRYPSYDSGSSTHAAEQRVQLTRSFTVDSVDDRIDQLRSEEDERRAEGARRYKLAARFKESGLPALGSRPTDFSLRGGGLSSPSRQTRLGPMLGHDVLSETADTAGESVPRALAQNTGGDILFKSGDALPSTTSMQNKTSLTSHLTDARPKSLTSPLSTTQSSLSGSTPLPPAGSGSTLKRASSFSGTPQRKAHILGQKSQDDSSKSTVRARPRSSSFSNQRDKHEVYKAEIKVSFVMWQHIKEAYSVRVDDLTSDVQMKEIHSEGSGDMTVILRGANSSKVSASRLGLQKLVDSVNADFTVHNLRLSELGITDTADENLQDCCDEVRSQFKKVTIRILKKSLFILGPKHLCSQVAASLREVFSGDLSQIPEQQGFSTRSTSSTFVQTNEDQSTSLHSSPQVMLESQTGKTDGTDGNLEIRTNHRDDIRETELVNGSISQPLVKKDPVIKEKVKIVDMVEMDGQKTETFVNHSTSGNDKNTRHVNGAGPTTAGTDKDMARQTKERAMFSTQEDRMQQRQTLIQDTPEESRSGLGGQGCICVCGKSEKQMTRTKCGATFCTTCQDTVHIHCRVCHETESTPQGIQGKMKNSVLDMSVPGHKGSTIKITYKISNGIQEEGHPSPGKPFKGGVFEAFLPDCEKSRKLLPRLEKAFKQGLTFTVMDRETVARVTWDCIPHKTSLYGGKSGNGYPDSTYLNRLSEVLTSHGIEESPVKS; encoded by the exons ATGGCAGAGCCGGGCAGGACTGTGAGAGTGAGTGGTCTGCCCACAGACATTGTGGATGAAAAGCTAAAAGATAAGCTATTTATTCACTTCCTGAGATCCAGGAATGGTGGAGGAGATATAGACTCTGTCATCATTGACAAGGCCAACACGCCCGTCTCTGCCCTCATCACCTTTGAGGACAGTAGAG TGGCACAGAGAGTTATTCAACACAGCCGGCACGTTCTGGAAGTGGATACGAAAAAGTATGAAGTCATAGTAACTGAGCACCGTGAAACCCTAGACCCAGACAAG GTCATCCTAAAGTTATCAGCTACTGTCGACTGCAGCGAACTTCCCGGAGGAGCACTGACATTGACAAGCCTTTATAAGAGCCACCCTGACATCCAGATTTACTACGATGCTACTGTAGAATTGTACATATTGCATGGCACCTATTCAAAAGTCCAAGATGCCTTGGCACAACTACTTAGCGATCCTGGAGGCCCACAATCAGCAGAAGACTCAGGCCAACCTGCCGCCACTGGCTCCACGTCTGTTCAGATAGCACAGGAGCCACATACTCAAGAGTCAGAAGATCAGATCAGGAATTCTAATCAGcaaagagaacaaagagagaaagtttaCACTGGCAGACCCTCAGATGAGTACAACTCACACAGAGACCTGACACCTGGTGGTTTTGGCTGGGAAGATACTAGCCAGCCAGAGGGTGCAGCTCTGCAGGTTCCTGAGCAACCTACCACATCAGAGGAGGACTTCTTACTAATTGTGGATGCAGACATGTTCCAGTATCTGCAGAAACACTGTCAAAAGGAATACCAGCATATCCTTAGTCAGTATGGTGTTGATGTGGTGGATATGACAAATCAGGGGTTGACTACTCTGTTTTTGCAGGTTGCAAAAGGTGTTGGGGAGGATGACCAAGATCAGGAGTGCCTGAAGTTAGCAAGAAAGGCAATAAGTAGACTTTACCAAGAAAATGAGACCAAGGTTCGCAGAGCTCAGCTCCCTAAGAATATTCTTTCCCCCAGGCGGGGACTGCAGAGAGCGATGGAGAACTTAAGTGTCAGATTTCCCAAGCTTCTTTTGAACACAGATGAccaaaatatttacattattgGAAGCATTAGTGACGTGTCTGAGGCCAAGCTTTTTCTCCTGGACCACAGTgaagtgaggggaaaaaaagacgatGTGGCCAGTCTTCTTAGATATCCTTCATATGATTCAGGTTCATCAACTCATGCTGCTGAGCAGAGAGTCCAGCTGACCAGATCCTTCACTGTAGATTCTGTGGATGATAGGATAGATCAGCTGAGGTcagaggaggatgaaagaaGGGCTGAAGGAGCCAGAAGGTATAAACTTGCTGCTCGGTTTAAAGAATCAGGACTGCCTGCATTAGGCAGTCGGCCAACTGACTTCAGCTTACGAGGAGGAGGGCTCTCATCTCCCAGTAGACAGACACGCCTTGGGCCAATGTTAGGCCATGATGTACTGTCAGAAACAGCAGATACTGCTGGTGAAAGTGTCCCCAGAGCATTAGCCCAAAACACTGGAGGGGACATCTTGTTTAAGAGTGGAGATGCTTTGCCTTCAACCACTTCTATGCAGAATAAAACCTCCTTGACCTCGCATTTAACTGATGCTCGACCCAAGAGTTTAACATCCCCCCTCAGCACAACCCAGTCCAGTTTGTCAGGAAGTACTCCACTTCCACCTGCTGGGTCTGGATCCACCTTGAAGCGAGCTAGTAGTTTCTCAGGAACGCCTCAGAGGAAAGCCCACATTTTAGGCCAGAAGAGTCAAGATGACTCCAGCAAGTCCACAGTCAGAGCCAGGCCCCGGTCATCTAGCTTCAGTAACCAAAGGGACAAGCATGAAGTCTATAAAGCAGAGATTAAAGTTTCTTTTGTGATGTGGCAGCACATAAAAGAAGCCTACAGTGTCCGAGTTGATGACTTGACTTCTGACGTCCAGATGAAGGAGATCCACTCAGAGGGTAGTGGTGACATGACTGTTATCTTAAGAGGAGCAAACTCATCCAAAGTGAGTGCGAGTCGGCTAGGTTTACAGAAGCTGGTTGATTCAGTTAATGCGGACTTTACTGTACACAACCTGCGCTTGTCAGAGCTGGGTATCACTGACACAGCAGATGAAAACTTACAGGATTGTTGTGACGAGGTGCGTAGCCAGTTTAAGAAGGTTACCATCCGGATTTTAAAGAAGAGTTTGTTCATTCTCGGCCCAAAGCATTTGTGTTCTCAGGTAGCTGCCTCACTTCGGGAGGTATTTTCTGGAGATTTATCCCAAATACCTGAACAACAGGGCTTCTctacccgctctacctcctctACATTTGTACAAACAAATGAGGACCAAAGTACTAGTCTGCACAGTAGTCCTCAGGTGATGCTAGAGAGCCAAACAGGCAAAACTGATGGGACTGATGGTAACCTAGAAATAAGAACAAACCACAGAGATGACATCCGAGAGACGGAGCTGGTGAATGGATCTATTAGCCAGCCATTAGTGAAGAAAGACCCTGTCATTAAGGAGAAAGTGAAAATTGTAGATATGGtggagatggatggacagaagACTGAGACGTTTGTCAACCACTCAACATCAggaaatgataaaaatacaaGACATGTAAATGGTGCCGGGCCAACAACAGCTGGTACTGATAAAGACATGGCCCgtcaaacaaaagagagagcCATGTTTTCTACCCAAGAGGACAGAATgcagcaaagacaaacactgatCCAGGACACGCCAGAGGAATCCAGGTCAGGTCTTGGAGGCCAAgggtgcatctgtgtgtgtgggaagagtGAGAAGCAGATGACAAGAACTAAGTGCGGGGCTACCTTCTGCACAACGTGCCAGGACACTGTACATATCCACTGCAGAGTTTGCCATGAGACAGAGTCAACACCACAAGGGATCCAGGGCAAAATGAAGAACTCTGTACTTGACATGAGCGTACCAGGTCATAAAGGCTCTACTATCAAGATCACCTATAAAATTTCTAATGGTATCCAAGAG GAGGGTCATCCTTCCCCGGGAAAACCATTTAAAGGTGGGGTGTTTGAAGCTTTCCTTCCTGACTGCGAGAAGTCAAGGAAGCTGCTGCCCAGGCTAGAGAAAGCGTTCAAGCAGGGACTCACCTTCACAgtgatggacagagagacagtggcCAGGGTCACCTGGGACTGCATCCCTCACAAGACGAGTCTATATGGAGGCAAATCAGG GAACGGTTACCCAGATTCTACTTACTTGAATCGCCTGTCAGAGGTGTTGACCTCCCATGGGATTGAGGAGTCACCAGTCAAGTCTTAA